Proteins encoded together in one Mycoplasma miroungirhinis window:
- a CDS encoding class I tRNA ligase family protein has protein sequence MKKYYVCGPTVYNLVHIGNMRPILTFDILIRAQKYLGENVFFLHNITDIDDKIINKSIELNISEIELANKNTELYLKLLDDFNILKPNKIARVTDSLNIIYDFINQLLEKGWAYKKGINVFFDVNKNKQFYGEISHQNIENMEYEQSDFQKNHPADFALWKDTQSGIKYDAPFGSGRPGWHTECVALINHYFDSQTIDIHGGGSDLMFPHNENENIQFRALNNQPLAKKWLHFGTLNLNNEKMSKSIGNIITAQEFIDLYKADTLRLIFLQTAYSKPFNLTQEFIENSKKLIVKFENIIKKYLINQKTKNIDFELVKEIANEAATLNFANVMKYIHQLLKNKDHIATFLEVIKMLGFNVANTKITAEETNLYSKWQKLLSEKNYQEADKIRDILISWNLI, from the coding sequence ATGAAAAAATATTATGTATGTGGACCGACTGTTTATAATTTAGTACATATTGGTAATATGAGACCTATTTTAACATTTGATATTTTGATAAGAGCTCAAAAATATTTAGGTGAAAATGTGTTTTTTTTACACAATATAACAGACATTGATGACAAAATTATTAATAAATCTATTGAATTAAATATTTCTGAAATAGAATTAGCTAATAAAAACACTGAATTATACTTAAAATTACTTGATGATTTTAATATTTTAAAACCTAATAAAATTGCAAGAGTTACTGATTCATTAAACATTATTTATGATTTTATTAATCAGTTATTAGAAAAAGGATGAGCATATAAAAAAGGTATTAATGTCTTTTTTGATGTTAATAAAAACAAACAATTTTATGGTGAAATTAGTCATCAAAATATTGAAAATATGGAATATGAACAAAGTGATTTTCAAAAAAATCATCCAGCTGATTTTGCTCTTTGAAAAGATACTCAAAGTGGAATTAAATATGATGCACCATTTGGAAGTGGTCGTCCTGGTTGGCATACTGAATGTGTAGCATTAATTAATCATTATTTTGATTCTCAAACAATTGATATTCATGGTGGGGGTAGTGATTTAATGTTTCCTCATAATGAAAATGAAAATATTCAATTTAGAGCTTTAAATAATCAACCTTTAGCAAAAAAATGATTACATTTTGGAACTTTAAATTTAAATAATGAAAAAATGTCTAAATCAATTGGAAATATTATTACTGCCCAAGAATTTATTGATTTATACAAAGCTGATACCTTAAGATTAATTTTTTTACAAACTGCTTATTCAAAACCTTTTAATTTAACGCAAGAATTTATTGAAAATTCTAAAAAACTGATTGTTAAATTTGAAAATATAATAAAAAAATATTTAATTAATCAAAAAACAAAAAATATTGATTTTGAATTAGTAAAAGAAATTGCCAATGAAGCTGCAACTTTAAATTTTGCAAATGTTATGAAATACATACATCAATTACTAAAAAATAAAGATCATATAGCAACATTTTTAGAAGTAATTAAAATGTTAGGTTTTAATGTTGCAAACACAAAAATTACTGCAGAAGAAACAAATTTATATTCAAAATGGCAAAAATTATTAAGTGAAAAAAATTATCAAGAAGCAGATAAAATAAGGGACATTTTAATATCATGAAATCTTATTTAA
- the rlmB gene encoding 23S rRNA (guanosine(2251)-2'-O)-methyltransferase RlmB: MKSYLTNIIVGKNSVFDALENGFNVEKIFVQKNINMKINFHNIEYVSKEKLNDLTDQNHQGIIAVIKPFNYADFNELVIKKPQQVIILDHIQDPHNLGAIMRSANVFDLKWIILPKDRAASVNATALKISSGGFNGLKIIKVPSLNNVINKLKEIGYWVYATSLDKNSVNINDVKFNSPTVLIIGNEQKGVSNTLLKLSDQNIYIPQYGTVQSLNASVAAGICFYCLKNK, translated from the coding sequence ATGAAATCTTATTTAACTAATATTATTGTAGGAAAAAATTCAGTATTTGATGCATTAGAAAACGGATTTAATGTTGAAAAAATTTTTGTTCAAAAAAATATAAATATGAAAATAAATTTTCATAATATAGAATATGTTTCAAAAGAGAAATTAAATGATTTAACTGATCAAAATCATCAAGGTATAATAGCAGTTATTAAGCCTTTTAATTATGCTGATTTTAATGAATTAGTAATTAAAAAACCACAACAAGTTATTATTCTAGATCATATTCAAGATCCTCATAATTTAGGTGCTATTATGCGTTCAGCTAACGTTTTTGATTTAAAATGAATAATTCTTCCTAAAGACAGAGCAGCTAGTGTTAATGCAACTGCATTAAAAATTTCTAGTGGTGGATTTAATGGTTTAAAAATAATTAAAGTTCCTTCATTAAATAATGTAATTAATAAATTAAAAGAAATTGGTTATTGAGTATATGCAACATCATTAGATAAAAATTCAGTTAATATTAATGATGTTAAATTTAATAGTCCGACCGTTTTAATTATTGGTAATGAACAAAAAGGTGTATCAAATACTCTTTTAAAATTAAGTGATCAAAATATTTATATTCCTCAATATGGAACAGTGCAATCATTAAATGCTTCAGTAGCTGCTGGAATATGTTTTTATTGTTTAAAAAATAAATAA